One genomic window of Sphingomonas sp. C3-2 includes the following:
- a CDS encoding DUF3168 domain-containing protein: protein MNAHAAVEAAVIDALNAHAPFREGVNGVHLMRPVRATPPYALIGESLSGDWGTKDADGREVRIALSVRDAADGPARLYRLMAAAEEALAGLGRQLDGWRVASIAFLRSRITREGDRSWTGMIEYRVRVLASG, encoded by the coding sequence ATGAACGCGCACGCGGCCGTCGAGGCGGCGGTGATCGATGCGCTCAACGCCCATGCGCCGTTTCGCGAGGGCGTGAACGGCGTGCACCTGATGCGCCCGGTGCGCGCGACGCCGCCCTATGCGCTGATCGGCGAAAGCCTGTCGGGCGACTGGGGCACCAAGGATGCCGACGGGCGCGAGGTGCGGATTGCGCTCAGCGTGCGGGATGCGGCCGATGGCCCGGCGCGGCTCTATCGGTTGATGGCGGCAGCCGAGGAGGCGCTGGCCGGGCTGGGGCGCCAGCTGGACGGATGGCGGGTGGCGAGCATCGCCTTTCTGCGCAGCCGGATTACGCGCGAGGGCGATCGCAGCTGGACCGGGATGATCGAATATCGCGTGCGCGTGCTGGCCAGCGGGTGA
- a CDS encoding DUF6127 family protein, which yields MNEAILAEMMAQAEARGADMVTIRAIAEEASALGADRALTRLGLEDAAARADIGALRELLSAWRDAKRTARNEVVGWMVRIVLALLLLGLAVRLGLVALIRA from the coding sequence ATGAACGAGGCGATACTGGCCGAGATGATGGCGCAGGCCGAGGCGCGCGGCGCCGACATGGTGACGATCCGCGCGATTGCGGAGGAAGCGAGCGCGCTGGGCGCCGATCGCGCGCTGACGCGGCTGGGGCTGGAGGATGCGGCGGCGCGCGCGGACATCGGCGCGCTGCGCGAGCTGCTGTCGGCCTGGCGCGACGCGAAACGGACGGCAAGGAACGAGGTGGTGGGATGGATGGTGCGGATCGTGCTGGCGCTGCTTTTGTTGGGGCTGGCGGTGCGGCTGGGGCTGGTGGCGCTGATCAGGGCGTGA
- a CDS encoding HK97 family phage prohead protease, which produces MRFSGYAAVFDRVDRGGDVVRRGAFSKALGKPVPLLWQHAPDRVIGRIEHLAEDAHGLRVTGRISAATQAGREAGALLREGALDGLSFGYRVRGQKRLATARELTALELVEISLVTFPMQPLARVHGLVVCGE; this is translated from the coding sequence GTGAGGTTTTCGGGCTATGCCGCGGTGTTCGACCGGGTGGACCGGGGCGGCGATGTGGTGCGGCGCGGGGCGTTTTCCAAGGCGCTGGGCAAGCCGGTGCCCTTATTGTGGCAGCACGCGCCCGACCGGGTGATCGGGCGGATCGAGCATCTGGCCGAGGATGCGCACGGGCTGCGCGTGACGGGCCGGATTTCGGCCGCGACGCAGGCGGGGCGCGAGGCCGGGGCGCTGCTGCGCGAGGGCGCGCTGGACGGGCTTTCCTTTGGATATCGGGTGCGCGGGCAGAAGCGGCTGGCAACGGCGCGCGAGCTGACCGCGCTGGAGCTGGTGGAAATCAGCCTGGTGACCTTTCCGATGCAGCCGCTGGCGCGGGTGCATGGGCTGGTGGTGTGCGGCGAATGA
- a CDS encoding phage major capsid protein has translation MSGETAMYEVKTEMVDGDLDAALDMAAANAAIADLGAQMGALEAKLDAAVVAGGRPALAGVKGAGEEPARKAFVDGYLRQGHVGAEVKSLNGAAGTEGGYAVPREIDGVIDATLKSSSPIRTIANVVRVGSAGYRKLVSHGGTPSGWVAEVAGRPETDTPDFAEVAPPMGELYANPAASQAMLDDAAFDVEQWLAGEIVQEFARAEGAAFVSGNGVNKPKGFLAGTVTDEPDGARAFGTIQYLASGAAGGFAAQNPADRLIDLIQALRAPYRQGAAFVMNSATLSAIRKFKASNGAFLWQPGLAEGRADTLLGYPVVEAEDMPDIAANSLSIAFGNFKAGYLIAERMATQILRDPYSNKPFVHFYATRRVGGAVTNSEAIKLMKFAAS, from the coding sequence ATGAGCGGGGAGACGGCGATGTACGAAGTGAAGACCGAGATGGTGGACGGCGATCTGGACGCGGCGCTGGATATGGCGGCGGCCAATGCCGCGATTGCGGATCTGGGTGCGCAGATGGGCGCGCTTGAGGCGAAGCTGGACGCGGCCGTTGTGGCGGGCGGGCGGCCCGCGCTGGCCGGGGTGAAGGGCGCGGGTGAGGAGCCGGCGCGCAAGGCCTTTGTCGATGGCTATTTGCGACAAGGGCATGTGGGCGCCGAGGTGAAGAGCCTGAACGGTGCTGCCGGAACCGAGGGCGGATATGCGGTGCCGCGCGAGATTGACGGGGTGATCGACGCGACGCTGAAAAGCAGTTCGCCGATCCGCACGATCGCCAATGTCGTGCGCGTGGGCAGTGCCGGCTATCGCAAGCTGGTGAGCCATGGCGGAACGCCGTCGGGCTGGGTAGCCGAAGTGGCGGGGCGCCCCGAAACCGATACGCCCGATTTTGCCGAGGTGGCGCCGCCGATGGGCGAGCTTTACGCCAATCCGGCGGCCAGCCAGGCGATGCTGGACGATGCGGCGTTCGACGTCGAGCAATGGCTGGCGGGCGAGATTGTGCAGGAATTCGCACGCGCCGAGGGCGCGGCGTTCGTTTCGGGCAACGGTGTGAACAAGCCCAAGGGCTTTCTGGCGGGCACGGTGACCGACGAACCCGACGGTGCGCGGGCATTCGGCACCATCCAGTATCTGGCGAGCGGGGCGGCGGGCGGCTTTGCCGCGCAGAACCCGGCGGATCGGCTGATCGACCTGATTCAGGCGCTCCGCGCCCCGTATCGGCAGGGGGCGGCGTTCGTCATGAATTCGGCGACGCTGTCGGCGATCCGCAAGTTCAAGGCATCGAACGGCGCGTTCCTGTGGCAGCCGGGGCTGGCCGAGGGGCGGGCGGACACGCTGCTTGGCTATCCGGTGGTGGAGGCCGAGGACATGCCCGACATCGCTGCGAACAGCCTGTCGATCGCGTTCGGCAACTTCAAGGCGGGCTATCTGATCGCTGAACGCATGGCGACGCAGATCCTGCGCGATCCCTATTCGAACAAGCCCTTCGTCCATTTCTACGCCACGCGCCGCGTTGGCGGGGCGGTGACGAACAGCGAGGCGATCAAGCTGATGAAGTTCGCGGCGAGCTGA
- a CDS encoding phage portal protein, with product MKWFGRKAVGRGGARPGLARGWGFPGGVGGEVGGWARSYEGQVRAAYLGNAVAQRAVRMVAESVGEAPLAASDSEVRALIAARIGGQTLMETVAAQVLLHGNGYIQIIADSLGRPRELFALRPERVRVEVDARGWPTAYCYSVGAETSRMPARDEAGRTAIVHVKSYHPADDHYGLGCLEAASGAVAIHNVATRWNMALLDNAARPSGALVFDPGDGAALSGEQFDRLRSEMEAHFQGAANAGRPMLLEGGLRWQAMSLSPAEMDFVGLKAAAAREIALAFGVPPMLLGLPGDNTYANYREAVRALWRLAVLPLSYRILGALGEALRPWWPELTLGIDLDRVTALSEDRERQWAQVAAADFLSAEEKRAVLGLEPAPRTGEGR from the coding sequence ATGAAATGGTTCGGCAGGAAGGCGGTCGGGCGCGGGGGCGCTCGGCCGGGGTTGGCGCGTGGCTGGGGTTTTCCGGGTGGCGTCGGCGGTGAGGTGGGCGGTTGGGCGCGGTCTTATGAGGGGCAGGTGCGCGCGGCCTATCTGGGCAATGCGGTGGCGCAGCGCGCGGTGCGGATGGTGGCCGAAAGCGTGGGCGAGGCGCCGCTTGCGGCATCGGATTCCGAGGTGCGCGCGCTGATTGCCGCGCGGATCGGCGGGCAGACGCTGATGGAGACGGTGGCCGCGCAGGTGCTGCTCCACGGCAATGGCTATATCCAGATCATCGCCGACAGCCTGGGCCGCCCGCGCGAGCTGTTCGCGCTGCGCCCCGAACGGGTGCGCGTGGAGGTGGACGCGCGCGGCTGGCCCACCGCCTATTGCTATAGCGTTGGCGCGGAGACGAGCCGGATGCCCGCGCGCGACGAGGCGGGGCGGACCGCGATCGTCCATGTCAAAAGCTATCACCCCGCCGACGACCATTATGGGCTGGGCTGCCTTGAGGCGGCGTCGGGCGCGGTGGCGATCCACAATGTGGCGACGCGCTGGAACATGGCGCTGCTCGACAATGCGGCGCGGCCTTCGGGGGCGCTGGTGTTCGATCCCGGCGACGGGGCGGCGCTTTCGGGCGAGCAGTTCGACCGGTTGCGCAGCGAAATGGAGGCGCATTTTCAGGGCGCTGCCAATGCCGGGCGGCCGATGCTGCTGGAAGGCGGGCTGAGGTGGCAGGCGATGAGCCTTTCGCCCGCCGAGATGGATTTTGTCGGGTTGAAGGCGGCGGCGGCGCGCGAGATTGCGCTGGCCTTTGGCGTGCCGCCCATGCTGCTCGGCCTGCCGGGCGACAATACCTATGCCAATTACCGCGAGGCGGTGCGCGCTTTGTGGCGGCTGGCGGTGCTGCCGCTTTCTTACCGCATATTGGGCGCGCTGGGCGAGGCGCTGCGCCCCTGGTGGCCCGAACTGACGCTGGGCATCGACCTCGACCGCGTGACCGCGCTGTCCGAGGACCGCGAGCGGCAATGGGCGCAGGTGGCGGCGGCCGATTTCCTGAGCGCGGAGGAAAAACGCGCGGTGCTGGGGCTGGAACCCGCACCGCGCACGGGAGAGGGGCGATGA